One region of Quercus lobata isolate SW786 chromosome 2, ValleyOak3.0 Primary Assembly, whole genome shotgun sequence genomic DNA includes:
- the LOC115975605 gene encoding mitochondrial-processing peptidase subunit alpha-like, whose protein sequence is MYRAAASRLRLRSLKGQTCNGALARFASSSAVAKNPSSASGALFGWLTGGGSKSLPPLDFPLAGVTLPPPLPDYVEPSKTKITTLPNGVKIASETSANPTASIGLYVDCGSNYEKPASIGATDLLRRMAFKSTRNRSHLRVVREVEAIGGNVEASSSKEQMSYTFNALKTYVPEMVELLIDSVRNSVFLDWEVNEELQKLKAETSETSNNPKNLLLDAIYSAGYSGALANPILASESAFYRLNSTILEEFVSGNYTAPRLVLAATGVEHDELLSVAEPLLSDLPSVSCPEEPKSVYTGGDYRCQSKSGRTHFALAFELPGGWHKEKEAVILTVLEALMGGGGSFSAGGPGKGMYSRLYTHVLNEHPQFQSISAFSSIYKNSGIFGIQATTGSKFVSKAINIVAKELIAVATPGEVDQVQLDRAKQSTKSDILINLESRICASEDIGRQILTSGERKPVDHFTKAIDEVTVKDITSVAQKLLSSPLTMASYGDVIYVPTYDSVSSKFHSK, encoded by the exons ATGTACAGAGCCGCAGCCTCACGCCTCAGGCTCAGGTCTCTCAAG GGTCAAACGTGCAATGGGGCATTGGCCAGATTTGCAAGTTCTAGTGCTGTTGCCAAAAATCCATCCTCTGCTTCAGGGGCTCTCTTTGGCTGGCTGACGGGGGGAGGATCAAAGTCTTTACCTCCTCTGGACTTCCCACTTGCAGGTGTCACGCTCCCACCACCATTGCCAGATTACGTTGAACCAAGTAAAACCAAGATTACTACTCTCCCAAATGGTGTTAAGATCGCTTCTGAAACATCGGCA AATCCTACAGCCTCAATCGGGTTATATGTTGATTGTGGTTCAAACTATGAGAAACCAGCATCAATTGGGGCCACAGACCTGCTACGGCGTATGGCCTTTAAGAGCACAAGAAACAGGAGCCACTTGCGTGTTGTGCGTGAAGTGGAGGCTATTGGTGGCAATGTGGAAGCCTCATCTTCTAAGGAGCAGATGAGTTACACCTTTAATGCTTTGAAGACTTATGTTCCTGAAATGGTAGAGCTTCTTATTGACAGTGTGAGGAATTCTGTTTTCCTGGATTGGGAGGTCAATGAagag CTTCAGAAGCTGAAAGCTGAGACTAGCGAAACTTCTAACAACCCTAAAAATTTGCTTTTGGATGCAATTTATTCTGCTGGATATTCTGGTGCACTGGCGAATCCAATTTTAGCCTCAGAATCTGCATTCTATAGACTGAATAGTACAATTCTGGAGGAATTTGTTTCT GGCAATTATACTGCTCCTCGGTTGGTACTTGCAGCTACTGGTGTTGAACATGATGAACTGTTATCTGTTGCAGAACCACTTTTGTCTGATCTACCTAGTGTCTCTTGTCCCGAGGAGCCAAAATCTGTTTATACTGGAGGTGATTATCGTTGTCAAAGTAAATCTGGG AGAACCCATTTTGCTCTTGCATTTGAACTCCCTGGTGGCTGGCATAAGGAGAAGGAGGCTGTAATTTTAACTGTGCTTGAG GCACTAATGGGAGGTGGTGGATCCTTCTCAGCTGGTGGACCTGGAAAAGGGATGTATTCACGCCTAT ACACTCATGTTTTGAATGAGCACCCACAATTTCAGTCAATTTCTGCATTCAGCAGCATCTACAAAAATAGTGGCATATTTGGCATCCAAGCTACCACT GGTTCCAAATTTGTGTCAAAGGCCATCAATATAGTGGCTAAGGAGCTTATTGCAGTCGCAACACCTGGAGAAG TTGACCAGGTACAGCTGGATCGTGCTAAACAGTCAACAAAGTCTGACATCCTAATAAATTTGGAGTCCAGA ATATGTGCATCAGAAGATATAGGTAGACAAATTTTGACCTCTGGTGAGAG GAAACCTGTGGACCATTTCACAAAAGCTATTGATGAAGTTACTGTGAAGGATATTACTTCAGTTGCCCAAAAGCTTCTTTCTTCCCCACTTACGATGGCATCATATGGAGAtg TTATTTACGTTCCAACCTATGATTCTGTCAGCAGCAAGTTCCATTCAAAATGA
- the LOC115975604 gene encoding nudix hydrolase 8-like, translating into MVMMAAVMDACQWSGFCIQRLIEQPRSSGAKDCSFQCLSKGFLQKSILSTTSSTQLKSSTVPLHGSSYVHKKKGMHVLSPNISSPSMRVELLDAWDDDYDGVIINPESLPLSANAFELALRASLSNWKLKGKKGLWLKILLDQADLVPIAIQEGFNYHQAESGYVMLTYWIPNEPSMLPASPSHQIGVGGFVLNDKREVLVVKEKCPCSCSGLWKLPTGYINKSEDVFTGAIREVKEETGVDTIFLELVAFRHAHLVAFENSDLLFVCMLKPLSFEITIDEKEIQAAKWMPIDELIGQPFYQEDHMSKKVIDICMSAYEDRYSGFIANQLTSKIDGKLSYLYYNYSNKN; encoded by the exons ATGGTGATGATGGCAGCAGTGATGGATGCCTGTCAATGGTCCGGTTTTTGCATTCAGCGTCTCATAGAGCAGCCTAGAAGTTCTGGGGCTAAAGATTGCAGCTTCCAGTGTTTATCAAAGG GTTTCTTGCAGAAGTCTATTCTCTCAACTACCTCCAGTACTCAACTCAAGTCCTCTACCGTGCCACTTCATGGGAGCAGCTATGTGCACAAGAAAAAGGGAATGCATGTTTTATCTCCAAATATATCATCACCAAGCATGAGAGTGGAATTGCTTGATGCTTGGGATGATGACTATGATGGTGTCATTATTAATCCAGAAAGCTTACCTTTAAGTGCAAATGCTTTTGAATTGGCCCTTCGAGCTTCTCTGTCAAACTGGAAGTTGAAG GGGAAAAAAGGATTATGGCTCAAAATACTACTAGATCAAGCTGATCTTGTTCCAATTGCTATACAG GAGGGTTTCAATTACCATCAAGCTGAATCAGGATATGTTATGTTAACATATTGGATTCCTAATGAGCCCTCCATGCTTCCTGCTAGCCCTTCACATCAAATTGGCGTTGGAGGATTTGTGCTCAACGACAAAAGAGAG GTCCTTGTGGTGAAAGAAAAATGTCCTTGTAGTTGCTCAGGCTTGTGGAAGTTGCCTACTGGCTATATTAACAAG TCTGAAGACGTATTCACTGGAGCTATCAGAGAAGTGAAAGAAGAAACTGGG GTTGACACAATTTTCCTGGAACTGGTTGCTTTCAG ACATGCCCACCTTGTGGCTTTTGAGAATTCAGATTTGCTCTTCGTGTGCATGCTTAAGCCATTGTCCTTTGAAATCACAATCGATGAGAAGGAAATTCAAGCTGCCAAG TGGATGCCTATTGATGAATTAATTGGACAGCCATTTTATCAAGAAGACCACATGTCAAAGAAGGTCATTGATATTTGCATGTCAGCTTATGAAGATCGTTACAGCGGATTCATTGCAAATCAGCTCACCTCGAAAATTGACGGAAAATTATCCTACTTGTACTACAActattcaaacaaaaattag